A window of Lentibacillus sp. Marseille-P4043 contains these coding sequences:
- a CDS encoding DHH family phosphoesterase, with protein sequence MPDLQKKPALSRHLWIIYLLSIILLGVIWYYQWILGLLMTLFLAASFYYSIQTEKTIINETEEYISTLSHRIKKVGEEALLEMPIGIALYNEDFFIEWANPYMNNFAEEDTLVGKPLNLLSEDLEPMIKEGKDEIGFELEGYRLQTVVRKDERLLYFFDRTKQNEIQTLYQNEQTVLAIIFLDNYEEITQNMDDTFKSQLNSKVTSVLNNWSHAYGIYLKRTSQERFIAVGTKEILQKLEKTKFDILDEVRELNTEQNIPVTISIGVGYGNMGLPTLGELAQSSLDLALGRGGDQVAIKDDSGKVRFYGGKTNPMEKRTRVRARVISHALKELVKESDNVIIMGHKSPDMDSLGAAIGILNIAKANEVEGHIVFDPDDVDTGVYRLVDAIKADESLWKHFIEPEEAEALISSRSLVVVVDTHKPSMVADERLLNKTDFKVVIDHHRRAEDFVDNPTLVYMEPYASSTAELVTELLEYQPKTLKLKMLEATALLAGIIVDTKSFTLRTGSRTFDAASYLRSKGADTVLVQQFMKEDLKLYIKRSKLIERAQTYNHSVAIAKGKPEEIYGPVLIAQAADTLLTMSGINASFVISEREDGRIGISARSLGDVNVQIIMEKMNGGGHLTNAATQIEDTTIDDAEALLKDILEEYFGGGETE encoded by the coding sequence ATGCCAGATTTACAAAAAAAGCCCGCGCTTAGCAGGCATTTATGGATTATTTATCTGTTATCAATCATTTTGCTAGGCGTTATATGGTATTACCAATGGATATTGGGGCTGTTAATGACGCTATTTCTAGCGGCATCCTTTTACTACAGTATCCAAACAGAGAAAACGATCATAAATGAGACAGAAGAATATATCTCGACGCTCTCGCACCGAATTAAAAAAGTTGGTGAGGAGGCGTTATTAGAAATGCCGATTGGAATCGCCCTTTATAATGAGGATTTTTTCATTGAATGGGCTAATCCATATATGAACAATTTCGCCGAGGAAGATACACTTGTCGGAAAACCATTAAACCTTTTGTCAGAGGATTTAGAGCCGATGATTAAAGAAGGAAAAGATGAAATAGGCTTTGAGTTAGAGGGATACAGACTTCAAACAGTTGTTAGAAAAGACGAACGTTTATTATACTTCTTTGATCGGACGAAGCAAAATGAAATCCAAACACTTTATCAGAATGAGCAAACAGTTTTGGCAATCATCTTTTTAGACAACTATGAGGAAATTACACAAAATATGGATGATACCTTCAAGAGTCAGTTAAACTCTAAAGTTACATCTGTTTTAAATAATTGGTCACACGCGTATGGAATCTATTTGAAACGGACATCACAGGAACGATTTATAGCAGTTGGAACGAAAGAAATTCTACAGAAATTGGAAAAGACTAAGTTTGATATTCTTGATGAAGTCAGAGAATTGAATACCGAACAGAATATTCCTGTTACGATCAGTATCGGAGTTGGATATGGGAACATGGGGCTACCGACTCTTGGCGAACTTGCCCAATCAAGTCTCGACTTGGCACTGGGCCGTGGGGGCGACCAGGTAGCTATTAAGGATGACTCTGGTAAGGTTCGTTTTTATGGCGGTAAGACAAATCCAATGGAAAAACGCACAAGAGTACGGGCACGTGTTATCTCCCATGCATTAAAAGAACTTGTGAAAGAGAGTGACAATGTGATTATCATGGGTCATAAATCCCCTGATATGGATTCACTTGGCGCAGCTATTGGTATTTTAAATATCGCCAAGGCAAATGAAGTGGAAGGCCATATTGTTTTTGATCCTGACGATGTGGACACAGGTGTTTATCGGTTGGTTGATGCCATAAAAGCAGATGAAAGCCTGTGGAAACATTTTATTGAACCAGAAGAAGCGGAAGCACTTATCTCCAGTAGAAGCTTGGTGGTTGTTGTCGACACGCATAAGCCTTCCATGGTAGCGGATGAGCGCCTATTGAATAAAACGGATTTCAAGGTAGTGATTGACCATCATCGCCGTGCTGAGGATTTTGTTGACAATCCAACGCTTGTTTATATGGAACCATATGCGTCATCAACTGCTGAACTAGTAACTGAACTATTGGAATACCAACCGAAAACATTGAAACTTAAAATGCTGGAAGCGACAGCATTGCTTGCAGGTATTATTGTCGATACGAAAAGCTTTACATTGCGAACAGGTTCTCGAACGTTTGACGCTGCTTCATATTTACGTTCTAAGGGTGCTGATACCGTATTAGTCCAACAATTTATGAAAGAAGATTTGAAGTTATATATTAAGCGGAGTAAATTAATTGAACGGGCACAAACGTACAATCATTCGGTTGCGATTGCTAAGGGGAAACCGGAGGAAATATATGGTCCTGTACTAATTGCTCAAGCAGCTGATACACTTTTAACAATGAGTGGAATTAATGCCTCATTCGTTATTTCTGAACGAGAAGATGGTAGAATTGGGATAAGTGCCAGGTCTCTAGGTGACGTCAATGTTCAAATTATCATGGAAAAAATGAATGGCGGCGGTCATTTAACAAATGCAGCTACACAAATTGAAGATACAACAATAGACGATGCAGAAGCATTATTAAAAGATATACTAGAGGAATATTTCGGAGGAGGAGAAACAGAATGA
- the rplI gene encoding 50S ribosomal protein L9, translated as MKVIFLKDVKGKGKKGDVKNVSDGYARNYLLKNKLAEEATKGNMKALDAQKKKADQEEQQEKEDAIELKDTLADLTVELKAKSGDSGRLFGSITSKQIAEALEKAHGYKIDKRKIELDEPIRALGYTTVPVKLHQEVSGSIKVHVTEK; from the coding sequence ATGAAGGTTATTTTCTTAAAAGATGTAAAAGGAAAAGGAAAAAAAGGCGATGTGAAAAACGTATCGGACGGTTATGCACGTAACTATTTATTAAAAAATAAGTTAGCCGAAGAAGCAACTAAAGGAAACATGAAGGCGTTAGATGCACAGAAAAAGAAAGCTGACCAGGAAGAACAACAAGAAAAAGAAGATGCTATCGAATTAAAAGATACCTTAGCAGATCTAACAGTAGAGTTAAAAGCAAAGTCTGGGGATAGTGGCCGACTATTTGGCTCCATAACAAGTAAACAAATCGCAGAGGCACTTGAAAAGGCACATGGATATAAGATTGATAAACGTAAAATTGAATTAGATGAACCAATTCGCGCGTTAGGCTATACGACGGTTCCAGTTAAGCTTCATCAGGAAGTTTCTGGTTCGATTAAAGTACATGTAACAGAAAAGTAA
- the dnaB gene encoding replicative DNA helicase, whose amino-acid sequence MNENWNDRTPPHNIEAEQAVIGAIFLEPDAFSQASELLMPEDFYRASHQRIFETMMKLSDLGEPIDLVTVTTSLSNAKTLDEVGGVSYLTDLAGSVPTAANIGYYSKIVEEKSVLRRLIRTATDIVTTGFTREDEIEDVLNEAEKNILEVSHRQNSGAFKSIKDVLIEVYDDIETLHNHKEDVTGVPTGYRDLDHITSGFQRNDLIIIAARPSVGKTAFALNIAQNVAINTDENVAIFSLEMGAEQLVQRMLCAEGNIDAQRLRTGSLESDDWSKLTMAMGSLSNAGIYIDDSPGIRVSEIRSKCRRLKQEHGLGMILIDYLQLIQGSANSRENRQQEVSEISRSLKGLARELNVPLIALSQLSRGVEQRQDKRPMMSDLRESGSIEQDADIVGFLYRDDYYDQESEKQNIIEIIISKQRNGPVGTVELAFVKQYNKFVDLDHRYQESDVPPPVPV is encoded by the coding sequence ATGAATGAAAATTGGAATGATCGTACACCACCACATAATATCGAAGCGGAACAGGCGGTAATCGGTGCTATTTTCCTTGAACCGGATGCTTTTTCACAAGCATCGGAATTGTTGATGCCTGAGGATTTCTATCGCGCCAGCCATCAACGCATATTTGAAACGATGATGAAGCTTTCAGATCTTGGTGAGCCGATTGATCTTGTTACTGTAACGACCTCCTTATCAAATGCCAAGACATTGGACGAAGTTGGAGGGGTATCCTATTTAACTGATTTGGCAGGTAGTGTACCGACTGCTGCCAATATTGGATATTATAGTAAAATAGTGGAGGAAAAATCAGTATTACGTCGATTAATTCGTACAGCAACCGATATTGTGACAACTGGTTTTACCAGGGAAGATGAGATTGAGGATGTTCTAAATGAAGCGGAAAAAAACATTTTAGAAGTCTCCCATCGACAAAATTCCGGGGCATTTAAATCAATAAAAGATGTGCTAATTGAAGTTTACGATGATATTGAAACACTACACAACCACAAGGAAGACGTGACAGGTGTTCCAACAGGTTATCGTGATCTTGATCATATTACATCTGGTTTTCAACGTAACGATTTAATCATTATTGCTGCCCGTCCATCAGTTGGTAAAACAGCATTTGCGTTGAATATTGCGCAAAACGTAGCGATTAATACCGATGAAAATGTAGCGATATTTAGTTTGGAAATGGGTGCCGAACAACTTGTTCAACGGATGCTCTGTGCGGAAGGAAATATTGATGCCCAACGTTTACGTACAGGAAGCTTGGAGTCTGATGACTGGAGTAAACTAACAATGGCGATGGGGAGTCTTTCAAATGCAGGGATCTACATTGATGATTCACCAGGCATACGTGTAAGTGAAATTCGGTCAAAATGCCGGCGTTTGAAGCAGGAACATGGACTTGGCATGATTTTAATTGACTATTTACAACTCATTCAAGGAAGTGCGAACTCTAGAGAGAACAGACAGCAAGAGGTTTCTGAAATTTCCCGTTCACTCAAAGGTTTAGCACGTGAGTTAAATGTCCCACTCATTGCCTTATCACAGTTATCACGTGGTGTGGAACAACGCCAAGATAAGCGTCCAATGATGTCTGACTTACGTGAATCAGGAAGTATTGAGCAAGATGCCGATATTGTTGGGTTTTTATATCGTGATGATTATTATGACCAGGAATCAGAGAAGCAAAATATTATTGAAATTATTATTTCCAAACAGCGTAACGGCCCAGTTGGAACAGTTGAACTTGCATTTGTGAAGCAATATAACAAATTCGTTGACTTGGACCATCGCTATCAAGAAAGTGATGTTCCGCCACCAGTACCAGTTTAA
- a CDS encoding adenylosuccinate synthase, with protein MSSVVVVGTQWGDEGKGKITDFLSQNAEVVARYQGGNNAGHTIKFDEVTYKLHLIPSGIFFPEKTCVLGNGMVIDPKAFVEELAYLHERNVATDNLRISNRAHVILPYHLKLDILQEEDKGANKIGTTKKGIGPAYMDKAARSGIRIADLLDKEAFQTKLEQNLREKNRLFEKVYEVEPLQVEDILEEYYNYGQQLAKYVCDTSVVLNDALDGGRRVLFEGAQGVMLDIDQGTYPFVTSSNPIAGGVTIGSGVGPSKINHVVGVSKAYTTRVGDGPFPTELHDEVGNQIREVGREYGTTTGRPRRVGWFDSVVVRHARRVSGITDLSLNSLDVLTGIDTLKICVAYRYKGEIMNEFPASLAVLAECEPVYEEMPGWTEDITNAKSLHELPENARHYLERISQLSEIPLSIFSVGPDRTQTNVVRSVYS; from the coding sequence ATGTCCTCAGTAGTAGTGGTTGGAACACAGTGGGGAGATGAAGGTAAAGGCAAAATTACTGACTTTCTTTCCCAAAATGCAGAGGTTGTTGCCCGTTATCAAGGCGGTAACAATGCAGGACATACAATTAAGTTTGATGAAGTCACGTATAAATTACATTTGATTCCATCTGGTATATTCTTTCCAGAAAAAACATGTGTATTAGGAAATGGAATGGTAATTGATCCAAAAGCATTTGTTGAAGAACTTGCCTATCTACATGAGCGCAATGTTGCAACGGATAATTTACGTATCAGTAATCGAGCACATGTTATTTTACCGTATCATCTTAAACTGGACATTCTTCAGGAAGAGGATAAAGGTGCTAATAAAATTGGTACGACGAAAAAAGGAATTGGACCAGCATACATGGATAAAGCAGCTCGCTCTGGGATTCGAATCGCTGACTTGCTAGATAAGGAAGCTTTCCAAACGAAATTAGAACAAAATTTACGAGAAAAAAATCGTCTGTTTGAGAAAGTATATGAAGTAGAGCCTTTGCAGGTGGAAGATATATTAGAGGAATACTACAATTATGGACAACAGCTTGCTAAATACGTTTGTGATACGTCAGTCGTATTGAATGATGCCCTTGATGGTGGTCGCCGGGTGTTGTTTGAAGGTGCACAAGGTGTAATGCTTGATATCGATCAAGGAACATATCCATTTGTAACATCTTCAAACCCGATTGCAGGTGGCGTAACGATTGGATCTGGGGTCGGTCCGTCAAAAATCAATCATGTTGTTGGGGTGTCAAAAGCATATACAACGCGTGTAGGTGACGGCCCATTCCCGACAGAGCTGCATGATGAAGTTGGTAATCAAATTCGCGAGGTTGGCCGTGAATATGGAACAACGACAGGACGTCCACGACGAGTTGGCTGGTTTGACAGTGTGGTTGTCCGACATGCTCGACGTGTAAGTGGTATTACCGATTTATCGCTTAATTCTTTAGATGTTTTGACAGGTATTGATACATTGAAAATTTGTGTTGCCTATCGCTACAAAGGGGAAATAATGAATGAATTTCCAGCGAGTTTGGCCGTTTTAGCTGAATGTGAACCTGTTTATGAAGAAATGCCAGGCTGGACAGAAGACATTACAAATGCTAAAAGTCTTCATGAGTTACCAGAAAACGCAAGACATTATTTAGAACGAATATCTCAACTTTCTGAGATTCCGCTATCAATTTTCTCAGTTGGACCGGATCGTACTCAAACAAATGTCGTGCGAAGTGTTTATAGTTAA
- a CDS encoding peptidoglycan DD-metalloendopeptidase family protein: MVTDSRKCKRKRTGLLTKIIIMTCVSFGLLSPTVFAEEKGELESVFHVYVDGEHIGKVDDQTIVNKIVDEKIANGQEQFDNYDIAIGEDVSVVPEKVFNPTYNNEKVSDILKNELSVNAKAIELDIADETAGYFKDQDTAEAALQAYQAKYIDEEDLEKLTEEQKQTILEPSDQTEDMKLSVGDSIITDVALSEKVSFSKQKVQPKEVLTVKDGVKLLEKGTLTENTYQVKEGDVLGNIANKYDLTTEELLELNPSLNEDSLLQIDQKVNVTEYEPFVDVIVKEEKKDEKTINYETEIVESDELYKGDEKVKQKGKDGKKVVHYAIEMKNGEATSKEIIDENVMEEPTKEIIIKGTKVISSRGSGELSWPAIGGYVSSHVGMRWGSMHKGMDIAGPSNRSILAADNGVVVSAGWNSGGYGNKIVINHNNGMQTVYAHLASISVQAGQTVEKGSKIGVMGSTGDSTGIHLHFEVYQNGTLQHPAEYF; this comes from the coding sequence GTGGTAACAGATAGTCGGAAATGTAAGCGGAAACGAACTGGTCTACTAACCAAAATAATAATAATGACATGTGTAAGCTTTGGTCTTTTAAGTCCGACAGTTTTTGCGGAAGAGAAAGGTGAACTGGAAAGTGTTTTTCACGTATATGTTGATGGAGAACACATAGGCAAAGTAGATGACCAAACCATTGTCAACAAAATCGTGGATGAGAAAATCGCCAATGGACAAGAACAATTCGACAACTATGATATTGCAATCGGCGAGGATGTCTCAGTTGTTCCTGAAAAGGTTTTTAATCCTACATATAATAATGAAAAGGTATCTGACATATTGAAAAATGAGCTGTCTGTTAATGCAAAGGCTATAGAGCTAGACATTGCTGATGAAACGGCCGGTTACTTTAAAGATCAAGATACTGCTGAAGCTGCATTACAAGCGTATCAAGCAAAATATATCGATGAAGAAGATCTTGAAAAATTAACAGAAGAGCAAAAACAGACCATACTAGAACCATCAGATCAGACAGAAGATATGAAGCTGTCTGTTGGAGATTCTATTATTACAGACGTTGCATTATCGGAAAAAGTTTCATTTTCTAAACAAAAAGTGCAACCAAAAGAAGTCTTAACTGTTAAAGACGGTGTCAAGTTATTGGAAAAAGGCACGCTTACAGAAAACACTTACCAGGTTAAAGAAGGCGATGTGTTAGGCAATATCGCTAATAAGTATGACTTAACGACCGAGGAGTTGCTTGAATTAAACCCTTCCCTTAACGAAGATTCATTGTTACAAATTGATCAAAAAGTCAATGTGACCGAATACGAACCATTTGTTGATGTAATTGTCAAAGAAGAGAAGAAAGATGAAAAGACAATTAACTATGAGACAGAGATTGTTGAATCGGACGAGCTTTATAAAGGCGATGAGAAGGTAAAACAAAAAGGTAAAGATGGTAAAAAAGTGGTACATTATGCAATTGAAATGAAAAATGGCGAGGCTACTTCCAAAGAAATTATTGATGAGAACGTAATGGAAGAACCGACGAAAGAAATTATTATAAAAGGTACGAAAGTTATATCCTCACGTGGATCCGGAGAACTAAGCTGGCCAGCGATAGGCGGGTATGTTTCCAGCCATGTTGGTATGCGTTGGGGATCAATGCATAAGGGAATGGATATCGCGGGTCCTAGCAATCGTTCCATTCTAGCAGCAGATAATGGTGTTGTTGTTTCAGCGGGATGGAATAGTGGTGGATATGGGAATAAAATAGTCATTAACCATAACAATGGTATGCAAACCGTTTATGCCCATCTCGCCTCCATTAGTGTTCAAGCCGGTCAAACGGTAGAAAAAGGTAGTAAGATTGGTGTGATGGGTTCAACTGGTGACTCGACTGGCATACATTTACATTTTGAAGTTTATCAAAATGGAACACTCCAACACCCAGCAGAATATTTTTAA
- the yycF gene encoding response regulator YycF, with translation MSQKILVVDDEQPIADILKFNLEKEGYQVVCAYDGDEAIELAEAEKPDLILLDIMLPNKDGNEVCREIRKTQSMPIIMLTAKDAEIDKVLGLELGADDYVTKPFSNRELIARVKANLRRQQQVPDDAVKTTKDIVMGSLVIHPDAYAVTRDGEQVELTHREFELLHYLARHIGQVMTREHLLETVWGYDYFGDVRTVDVTVRRLREKIEESPSNPMWIVTRRGVGYYLRNPGEE, from the coding sequence ATGAGTCAGAAGATTTTAGTAGTCGATGATGAACAACCAATTGCAGATATATTGAAATTCAACTTAGAAAAAGAAGGCTATCAAGTGGTTTGTGCTTATGACGGTGATGAAGCAATCGAGCTAGCAGAAGCAGAAAAACCTGACTTGATTTTACTTGATATAATGCTACCAAATAAAGATGGTAATGAAGTATGCCGTGAAATACGCAAGACGCAATCCATGCCAATTATTATGCTAACGGCAAAAGATGCAGAAATAGATAAAGTACTCGGCCTTGAGCTTGGTGCAGATGACTATGTAACAAAACCATTCAGCAACCGTGAATTGATTGCACGGGTGAAGGCTAATCTTAGACGACAACAACAGGTCCCTGATGATGCTGTTAAAACTACAAAAGATATTGTCATGGGAAGTCTTGTGATTCACCCGGATGCGTATGCAGTAACACGTGATGGCGAGCAAGTAGAGCTTACCCACCGTGAGTTTGAATTGCTGCATTATTTAGCACGTCATATTGGTCAGGTAATGACACGTGAGCATTTGCTTGAGACGGTATGGGGTTACGACTATTTCGGTGATGTTCGAACAGTAGACGTAACCGTAAGAAGATTACGAGAGAAAATTGAGGAGAGTCCAAGTAATCCAATGTGGATCGTTACACGCCGTGGAGTAGGTTATTATTTACGTAATCCTGGCGAGGAGTAG
- the walK gene encoding cell wall metabolism sensor histidine kinase WalK codes for MNKVGFFRSIQLKFIIIYILLLLVAVQVIGSYFARELEDQLTTNYEDSVRHRVEYLSYNLKEAFDEDRTEDETEPSLQQEIQGIVNNVDPEEITKLQVVNKVGRVLGANNYSDQDKIGKKTTGEFVTKAISYGARDEKTERNPQTGNRVFVKVEPIKDGEDVVGAIYLEASLEDVYDQLETINKIFFKGSILAIIVSAFLGILVARTITKPISEMRRQALTMAKGDFTQKVNVYGADEIGTLAETFNDLNDQLKHSYATIEEERRKLSSVLSNMSDGVIATDETGAISLMNDAAGRLIGENPEDLRGEFLLDALQLGEKDVDLSELHDSGSMIIDLSDDDHIFLVRANFSTISDDEDDIIGFITVISDVTEQQKVEQERREFVSNVSHELRTPLTTMRSYIEALTDGAWQDKEIAPKFLRVTQNETERMIRMVNDLLQLSKMDNKDYGLHKEETDFLAYFHEIIDRFDMSEHEGIKLQRELPEGQFYVWMDKDKMTQVLDNIISNAIKYSPEGGTIRFKMEKRRHQVLVSIQDQGIGVSYEKVDRIFDRFYRADKARTRKLGGTGLGLAIARELVEAHHGKIWAKSKEGKGTTILFTLPLVNQKRRGRK; via the coding sequence ATGAACAAAGTCGGTTTTTTCCGTTCGATACAATTAAAATTTATTATTATTTATATATTGCTTCTGCTTGTTGCCGTTCAAGTGATTGGCTCCTATTTTGCGCGGGAACTGGAGGACCAGTTGACAACCAACTATGAGGACTCTGTTAGACACCGGGTTGAGTATTTATCCTATAACTTAAAAGAAGCATTTGATGAGGATCGGACGGAAGACGAAACGGAACCATCTTTACAACAAGAAATACAAGGAATCGTAAATAATGTCGACCCAGAAGAAATTACTAAATTGCAAGTTGTAAATAAAGTTGGACGAGTTTTGGGTGCAAATAATTATTCGGATCAGGATAAAATCGGCAAAAAGACAACCGGTGAATTTGTAACAAAAGCTATTTCATATGGTGCTCGGGATGAGAAGACCGAACGGAATCCACAGACAGGTAATCGTGTGTTTGTTAAAGTAGAACCAATTAAAGATGGAGAAGATGTGGTTGGTGCTATTTATTTGGAGGCATCTTTGGAAGATGTTTACGATCAATTAGAAACCATTAATAAAATATTTTTTAAAGGATCCATTTTGGCAATCATTGTGTCCGCCTTCCTCGGTATCTTAGTTGCTAGAACGATTACCAAACCGATTTCAGAAATGCGTAGGCAAGCACTTACAATGGCTAAAGGAGATTTTACGCAAAAGGTTAATGTATATGGTGCAGATGAAATTGGCACCCTTGCTGAAACATTTAATGACTTGAACGATCAGCTTAAACACTCCTATGCAACTATTGAAGAAGAACGGCGAAAATTGAGCTCCGTACTGTCTAATATGTCAGATGGTGTTATCGCAACAGATGAAACGGGAGCTATTTCACTAATGAATGATGCTGCAGGAAGGCTTATTGGGGAAAACCCCGAGGATTTAAGAGGGGAATTCCTGCTTGATGCATTACAGTTAGGAGAAAAAGATGTTGATCTATCCGAGTTACATGACAGTGGTTCAATGATTATTGATTTAAGCGATGATGATCACATTTTCTTAGTACGGGCTAATTTCTCAACAATCTCTGATGATGAAGATGATATTATTGGCTTTATAACTGTCATTAGCGATGTCACCGAGCAGCAAAAAGTAGAGCAAGAGCGTCGTGAATTTGTATCCAATGTTTCCCATGAGTTACGTACGCCATTAACAACGATGCGTAGCTATATTGAAGCATTGACAGACGGAGCTTGGCAGGACAAAGAGATTGCACCAAAATTCTTGCGTGTCACACAAAATGAAACAGAACGAATGATACGAATGGTCAATGACTTATTACAACTTTCTAAAATGGATAATAAAGACTACGGGTTGCATAAGGAAGAAACAGATTTTCTAGCGTATTTTCACGAGATTATCGATCGATTTGATATGAGTGAACACGAAGGAATCAAGCTTCAGCGTGAACTTCCTGAAGGGCAGTTCTATGTATGGATGGATAAGGATAAAATGACCCAAGTATTAGATAATATTATTTCCAATGCCATCAAATACTCACCTGAGGGTGGGACCATTCGCTTTAAGATGGAAAAACGAAGGCATCAAGTATTAGTCAGTATCCAAGATCAAGGTATCGGCGTTTCCTATGAAAAGGTGGATCGAATATTTGACCGCTTTTACCGGGCTGATAAGGCTCGAACAAGAAAACTTGGCGGGACAGGCTTAGGTTTAGCAATTGCACGGGAATTGGTGGAAGCACATCACGGTAAAATTTGGGCGAAAAGTAAAGAAGGTAAAGGGACAACAATTCTCTTTACACTTCCGCTGGTGAATCAGAAGCGGAGGGGTCGGAAATGA
- a CDS encoding YycH family regulatory protein → MKLETVKSFILVILVGISLLLTLGIWSYQPNYKSLSDMDYAEADIGGKDDVSKKDLVEPKSMIFHNYSQLYGFSDPKDRQTLYRDMQSWVLYNFETKGANGPPTDDYQVELLFPDELPMEIVNYLFTLNDEVTLPEWSFQRLFITFDINNSSLELHFLSTNGDKQASFLVNNSEKFDLLWSYTTKQKGLSEYVSLDKTGLPVYIPKHSKTVAQRKLTVTNIDADQLVNALFSNPEIVRRNNSNLGGSYYTDGIRGMRVQRDGRVIEFVNPLNTNYERMAPLNLLDTSMTNINEHKGWTGDYNLEELKTLTNLVRYRMYYAGYPVFNSNLSVIEQEWRNNELYKYHRPLFKLNTMPGQDSVELKSGNDVIYFLQNSNYKMENIEDIQIGYHLEYEDNDLPYYLTLKPAWYVKESGNWKEITFDELPLNKGGS, encoded by the coding sequence ATGAAATTAGAAACCGTTAAATCATTTATACTGGTGATATTAGTTGGAATTAGTCTGCTTTTAACATTAGGTATATGGAGCTATCAGCCTAATTATAAATCTTTATCGGATATGGATTACGCAGAAGCAGATATTGGCGGAAAAGATGATGTGTCCAAAAAGGATCTTGTTGAGCCAAAGTCTATGATTTTCCATAACTATAGCCAATTATATGGATTTTCGGACCCTAAGGATCGGCAGACCTTGTATCGTGATATGCAGTCATGGGTACTGTATAATTTTGAGACAAAAGGGGCTAATGGACCACCAACAGATGATTATCAAGTGGAGTTACTATTTCCGGACGAGTTGCCAATGGAAATAGTGAATTACCTTTTTACGTTAAATGACGAAGTAACACTGCCAGAATGGTCCTTTCAACGGCTATTTATTACGTTTGACATAAATAATTCATCATTGGAATTACACTTTTTATCAACAAATGGTGATAAACAAGCAAGTTTCCTTGTTAATAATTCGGAAAAATTCGATCTGCTATGGTCCTATACGACTAAACAAAAGGGGCTCAGTGAATATGTAAGTCTTGATAAGACGGGTTTGCCAGTATATATTCCAAAGCATTCTAAGACGGTCGCTCAAAGAAAACTAACCGTTACGAATATAGATGCTGATCAGCTTGTCAATGCATTGTTTAGCAACCCGGAAATCGTAAGGCGTAATAATTCTAATTTAGGCGGATCCTATTATACAGATGGTATACGTGGTATGCGTGTCCAACGAGATGGACGGGTTATTGAATTCGTTAATCCGCTCAACACAAACTATGAACGAATGGCGCCACTAAATCTATTGGATACTAGTATGACAAATATAAATGAACATAAGGGCTGGACAGGCGATTACAATTTGGAAGAGCTAAAAACATTAACCAATCTTGTTCGCTACCGAATGTATTATGCTGGTTATCCGGTATTTAATAGTAATTTATCGGTTATTGAGCAAGAATGGCGCAACAATGAACTGTATAAATATCACAGACCATTATTTAAATTAAATACGATGCCAGGTCAGGATTCTGTGGAATTAAAGTCTGGTAATGACGTCATCTACTTTTTACAGAATTCTAATTACAAGATGGAAAATATAGAGGATATCCAGATCGGTTATCATTTAGAGTACGAAGATAACGACCTCCCTTATTATTTAACACTTAAACCTGCTTGGTACGTAAAGGAAAGCGGAAATTGGAAAGAAATTACATTTGATGAATTACCACTTAATAAAGGAGGGAGTTGA